One genomic segment of Alicycliphilus denitrificans K601 includes these proteins:
- a CDS encoding DUF6519 domain-containing protein: MQGDLSRETFDPRSHYTAVRLQQGRVLTDADFNEQGDITRHRHERLARDVIGASGGPAEGAGFALTGGMRALAVHALDANNVWIAGEDGVLLVSSNGGGAWTVADTGSTRHLRAIARAAATGWAVGDGGTIARTTDAGATWAAQGSGTLQTLRGVAAFDAQRAWAVGDGGLALATTDGGATWTQHATGVARLYAVAFTSAQNGLAVGQGGAIVRSSDGGQSWARVDGGTTATLRAVMLNGAQALAAGDGGTLLVSNDGGATWSAATSGSTARLRALRMRNATTGWAAGDGGTLLATNNGGTTWTAQPVAGGPMLTGLSVAGSADAWLVGAGQVWRVAAGGAGAPATLPAASLLIGPGCYYVQGQHCVWEQGASLANQPDGGVAQRLAPGTYLIYLRAWQRHIGALEDPAMREVALGGPDTATRARQVAQVRALALPAPPNNTPWTCGAAIAGWDALAAPPGARLAARATPQLAATGVCDIAASAGYRRLENQLYRVEIHSVDANTGAATFKWSRENGSVAYAVQSIAVDTVAQLTTVRVAARGRDANLDLAPHDRVELVDDAAALQQRAGQLFEYLNDGDDALELVLAGVPTGSLGQDTGLHPLLRRWDQRPTAAGQNALAVVEGSWIPLEDGVEVRFAPGGSYRVGDYWQIPARTATADVEWPLDDDGAPLVRPPAGVQDGWARLGLVTVNAAGLIGAVTDCREWFPQLTRLTQLLYVGGDGQEAIPGAAVAEPLRVRVVRGALPVEGARVRFTVEAGGGTVGSPAAGVTDATTDAAGQAACPWTLGAAGPQRVRAHLLGSDGDPVAGQTLVFAAMAQANVQAGGGCAVTIGKGGNFEQLSTELLQKLLKERGGQLCICFLPGQHALDGLSIKQSDAPMRLSLHGCGPTAVVDVAGPIALGGFAALELRDLQLAMAPKAMLQLTNNAQLGLHGLRIDGKQEAPQPWVVVDGTAELRMHQCEVAAAAPASVVVQNAQGLCEIMHSQIAGDLAFYGMPGTDAAGAAPPAAALVNALNNGDFQVPAGRGQLVVAHNQLARLNLGQDMVKQLIARKFDGLFHTVVLQGNSLGAAPSLCAGVFMSVTGNHFTATKSTGNLYGAMVGRRAAASGNVGELVGDTATLYFLVTKGQFRGAANMVFTLPQSTA, encoded by the coding sequence ATGCAAGGCGATCTCTCCCGCGAGACCTTCGACCCACGCAGCCATTACACGGCGGTGCGCCTGCAGCAGGGCCGCGTGCTCACCGACGCGGACTTCAACGAACAGGGCGACATCACGCGCCACCGCCACGAACGCCTGGCCCGGGACGTGATAGGTGCCAGCGGCGGCCCGGCCGAGGGCGCGGGCTTCGCGCTCACGGGCGGCATGCGCGCGCTGGCCGTGCACGCGCTGGATGCGAACAATGTCTGGATCGCGGGCGAGGACGGCGTGCTGCTGGTCAGCAGCAACGGCGGCGGCGCCTGGACCGTCGCCGACACGGGCAGCACGCGCCACCTGCGCGCCATCGCACGCGCCGCCGCCACCGGCTGGGCCGTGGGCGACGGTGGCACCATAGCGCGCACCACCGACGCCGGCGCCACCTGGGCGGCGCAAGGCAGCGGCACGCTGCAGACGCTGCGCGGCGTGGCCGCGTTCGATGCCCAGCGCGCCTGGGCCGTGGGCGACGGCGGCCTGGCGCTGGCCACCACGGACGGCGGCGCCACCTGGACGCAGCACGCCACCGGCGTGGCGCGGCTGTACGCCGTGGCCTTCACCAGCGCGCAGAACGGCCTGGCCGTGGGCCAGGGCGGCGCCATCGTGCGCAGCAGCGACGGCGGCCAGAGCTGGGCGCGCGTGGACGGCGGCACCACGGCCACGCTGCGCGCCGTGATGCTCAACGGCGCCCAGGCCCTGGCGGCGGGCGACGGCGGCACGCTGCTGGTCAGCAACGATGGCGGCGCCACCTGGAGCGCCGCAACCAGCGGCAGCACCGCTCGGCTGCGCGCGCTACGCATGCGCAATGCGACGACCGGCTGGGCGGCGGGCGACGGCGGCACGCTGCTGGCGACCAATAACGGCGGCACGACCTGGACCGCGCAGCCCGTGGCTGGCGGCCCCATGCTGACGGGCCTGTCGGTGGCGGGCAGCGCCGATGCCTGGCTGGTCGGCGCCGGCCAGGTCTGGCGCGTGGCGGCCGGTGGCGCTGGCGCACCCGCCACGCTGCCCGCGGCCAGCCTGCTGATAGGCCCCGGCTGCTACTACGTGCAAGGCCAGCACTGCGTGTGGGAGCAAGGCGCGTCGCTGGCCAACCAGCCCGACGGCGGCGTGGCCCAGCGCCTGGCGCCGGGCACCTACCTCATCTACCTGCGCGCCTGGCAGCGCCACATCGGCGCGCTGGAAGACCCGGCCATGCGCGAGGTGGCCCTTGGCGGGCCGGACACGGCCACGCGCGCGCGCCAGGTCGCCCAGGTGCGCGCCCTGGCGCTGCCGGCGCCGCCCAACAACACGCCCTGGACCTGCGGCGCAGCGATCGCGGGCTGGGACGCCCTCGCCGCGCCACCCGGCGCGCGCCTGGCCGCGCGCGCCACGCCACAGCTCGCCGCCACGGGCGTGTGCGACATAGCGGCCAGCGCGGGCTACCGCCGTCTCGAAAACCAGCTGTACCGCGTGGAGATCCACAGCGTGGACGCGAACACGGGGGCCGCCACCTTCAAGTGGTCGCGCGAAAACGGCTCGGTGGCCTACGCCGTGCAGTCCATCGCCGTGGACACCGTGGCCCAGCTCACCACCGTGCGCGTGGCCGCGCGCGGGCGCGACGCCAACCTGGACCTGGCGCCGCACGACCGCGTGGAACTGGTGGACGACGCGGCGGCACTGCAACAGCGCGCGGGCCAATTGTTCGAATACCTGAACGACGGCGACGATGCGCTGGAACTGGTGCTGGCCGGCGTGCCCACGGGCAGCCTGGGGCAGGACACCGGCCTGCACCCCCTGCTGCGGCGCTGGGACCAGCGGCCCACGGCGGCCGGCCAGAACGCGCTTGCCGTGGTGGAAGGCAGCTGGATCCCGCTCGAGGACGGTGTCGAGGTGCGCTTTGCGCCGGGCGGCAGCTACCGCGTGGGCGACTACTGGCAGATACCGGCGCGCACCGCCACGGCGGACGTCGAATGGCCGCTCGATGACGATGGCGCGCCGCTGGTACGGCCGCCCGCCGGCGTGCAGGACGGCTGGGCACGGCTGGGCCTGGTGACGGTGAACGCCGCAGGCCTGATCGGCGCCGTGACCGACTGCCGCGAATGGTTTCCCCAGCTCACCCGGCTGACCCAGCTGCTTTACGTGGGCGGAGACGGCCAGGAGGCCATCCCCGGCGCCGCCGTTGCCGAGCCGCTGCGCGTGCGCGTGGTGCGCGGTGCCCTGCCCGTGGAAGGCGCGCGCGTGCGCTTCACGGTCGAAGCCGGCGGTGGCACCGTGGGCAGCCCCGCCGCCGGCGTGACCGATGCCACCACCGATGCCGCGGGCCAGGCCGCATGCCCCTGGACGCTCGGCGCGGCGGGCCCGCAGCGCGTGCGCGCCCATCTGCTGGGCAGCGACGGCGACCCCGTGGCCGGACAGACCCTGGTGTTCGCCGCCATGGCACAGGCGAACGTGCAGGCCGGCGGCGGCTGTGCGGTCACCATAGGCAAGGGCGGCAACTTCGAGCAACTGAGCACCGAGCTGCTGCAAAAACTGCTCAAGGAACGCGGCGGCCAGCTGTGCATCTGCTTCCTGCCGGGTCAGCATGCGCTGGACGGCCTCTCCATCAAGCAGAGCGACGCCCCCATGCGGCTGTCGCTGCACGGCTGCGGGCCCACCGCCGTGGTGGACGTGGCCGGGCCGATCGCGCTGGGCGGCTTCGCCGCGCTGGAGCTGCGCGACCTGCAGCTGGCCATGGCGCCGAAAGCCATGCTGCAGCTCACGAACAACGCGCAGCTGGGCCTGCATGGGCTGCGCATCGACGGCAAGCAGGAAGCACCCCAGCCCTGGGTCGTCGTGGACGGCACGGCGGAGCTGCGCATGCACCAATGCGAAGTGGCCGCCGCGGCGCCGGCCTCGGTGGTGGTGCAGAACGCCCAGGGCCTGTGCGAGATCATGCACAGCCAGATCGCCGGCGACCTCGCCTTCTACGGCATGCCCGGCACCGACGCGGCCGGCGCGGCCCCTCCCGCAGCGGCGCTGGTGAACGCCCTGAACAACGGCGACTTCCAGGTACCCGCCGGCCGCGGCCAGCTGGTGGTGGCGCACAACCAGCTGGCGCGCCTGAACCTGGGCCAGGACATGGTGAAGCAACTCATCGCCAGGAAATTCGACGGCCTGTTCCACACCGTGGTGCTGCAGGGCAACAGCCTCGGCGCGGCCCCCAGCCTGTGCGCGGGCGTGTTCATGAGCGTGACCGGCAATCACTTCACGGCCACCAAGTCGACAGGCAACCTCTATGGCGCGATGGTGGGCAGGCGCGCGGCCGCCAGCGGCAACGTGGGCGAACTGGTCGGCGACACGGCAACCCTGTACTTCCTGGTGACGAAGGGCCAGTTCCGCGGCGCGGCCAACATGGTTTTCACGCTGCCGCAATCGACGGCCTGA
- a CDS encoding putative baseplate assembly protein: MTTQQYLCKNPRRIAALRAAALETPPRWFNGIEYLEVMHGEPRLVLHFAHDLSQAPAVPLAASNVEVRGGQRVRDPRVLNVAASGRQLAVELDGTGDFSRYTLRLVASAGSDAPPDGIDPALAQIAFGFKVDCPSDFDCRAAGSCAPEIPHVPDIDYLARDYQSFRRLALDRLSVLMPGWRERNPADLLVTLAEALAYRADEIAYFQDAVATEAYLGTARQRVSVKRHARLLDYAVHEGCNARAWVAFEVDATADGRQLAACDAATGLDGTLLLTQAAGAGRRLLSRAQARDLVRSGAQPFELLTPLTLYSAHNDLRFYTWSDEACCLPRGATRAFLRDDTAHRLRLRAGDLLLLEARTGTTNGLAQDAAPLQRHVVRLTRVDPEAGADRTPAPTPRHDPVTGQPLVEVLWAAGDALPFDLCLSKVIGGTLVQDMAGACANIALADHGMSPEHSQPLLPVPGGRVPRMRPADGSLLPATRQGLVRDALGQLTLVDAAAPATAALGREPADTREAMQVTSDGDGRTWSARRDLLGSDAQAADFVVETGDDGGVLLRFGDGVNGRRPGALERLSLRMREGSGSAGNVGAGTIAHVLCGFDGITRVRNPLAASGGAAPLALARARMDAPQAFRRQERAVTPEDYATVAMRDPRVQRAVATRRWTGSWHTMFVTVDRRGGEGVDPAFEDSINAFIDRFRLAGHDVEIDAPAYVALDIALHICARPGYFAADVEQRLLQRFGTAPGGFFDPDRYSFGEPVYLSAVVAAAMAVPGVAFVKPLRFRRLGHADAGEIGAGRITMARLEIARLDNDPNAPQNGKIAFQVHAMGGTP; this comes from the coding sequence ATGACCACGCAGCAATACCTCTGCAAGAACCCGCGCCGCATCGCCGCCCTGCGCGCCGCGGCGCTGGAGACGCCCCCGCGCTGGTTCAACGGCATCGAGTACCTGGAGGTGATGCACGGCGAGCCGCGCCTGGTGCTGCACTTCGCGCACGACCTGTCCCAGGCGCCCGCCGTTCCATTGGCGGCCTCCAACGTCGAGGTGCGCGGCGGCCAGCGCGTGCGCGACCCGCGCGTGCTGAACGTGGCGGCCAGCGGCCGCCAGCTCGCGGTGGAGCTGGACGGCACCGGTGATTTCTCGCGCTACACCCTGCGCCTGGTGGCCTCGGCCGGATCGGACGCGCCCCCCGACGGCATAGACCCGGCGCTCGCGCAGATCGCGTTCGGCTTCAAGGTCGATTGCCCCAGCGACTTCGACTGCCGTGCAGCCGGCTCCTGCGCCCCAGAAATCCCGCACGTGCCCGACATCGACTACCTGGCGCGCGACTACCAGAGCTTTCGCCGCTTGGCGCTGGACCGGCTGTCGGTGCTGATGCCCGGCTGGCGCGAACGCAACCCGGCCGACCTGCTGGTCACGCTCGCGGAAGCGCTGGCCTACCGCGCCGACGAGATCGCCTACTTCCAGGACGCCGTGGCCACCGAGGCCTACCTGGGCACGGCGCGCCAGCGCGTCTCGGTCAAGCGCCATGCGCGGCTGCTCGACTATGCGGTGCACGAGGGCTGCAACGCGCGCGCCTGGGTCGCGTTCGAGGTCGATGCCACGGCCGACGGCCGGCAGCTCGCGGCCTGCGATGCCGCCACCGGCCTGGACGGCACCTTGCTGCTGACCCAGGCAGCCGGCGCAGGCAGGCGCCTGCTATCGCGCGCCCAGGCGCGCGACCTGGTGCGCTCCGGCGCCCAGCCCTTCGAGCTACTCACGCCGCTTACGCTCTACAGCGCGCACAACGACCTGCGTTTCTACACCTGGAGCGACGAGGCCTGCTGCCTGCCGCGCGGCGCCACGCGCGCCTTCCTGCGCGACGACACGGCCCATCGCCTGCGCCTACGCGCCGGCGACCTGCTGCTGCTGGAGGCACGCACCGGCACCACCAACGGCCTGGCGCAGGACGCCGCCCCTCTGCAGCGCCACGTGGTGCGGCTCACCCGCGTCGATCCCGAAGCCGGCGCCGACCGTACGCCCGCGCCCACGCCGCGGCACGATCCCGTGACCGGGCAGCCGCTGGTGGAAGTGCTATGGGCGGCAGGCGATGCGCTGCCGTTCGACCTGTGCCTGTCCAAGGTCATAGGCGGCACGCTGGTGCAGGACATGGCCGGCGCCTGCGCCAACATCGCGCTGGCCGACCACGGCATGAGCCCCGAGCACAGCCAGCCCTTGCTGCCCGTGCCCGGCGGCCGCGTGCCGCGCATGCGGCCGGCAGATGGCAGCCTGTTGCCGGCCACGCGCCAGGGCCTGGTGCGCGATGCGCTCGGGCAGTTGACGCTGGTCGACGCCGCCGCGCCGGCCACCGCAGCACTCGGGCGCGAGCCGGCCGACACGCGCGAGGCCATGCAGGTCACCAGCGACGGCGACGGCCGCACCTGGTCCGCACGGCGCGACCTGCTGGGCAGTGATGCGCAAGCGGCCGACTTCGTGGTCGAGACCGGCGACGACGGCGGCGTGCTGCTGCGCTTTGGCGACGGCGTCAACGGCAGGCGCCCCGGCGCGCTGGAGCGCCTGTCGCTGCGCATGCGCGAGGGTAGCGGCAGCGCCGGCAACGTCGGCGCCGGCACGATCGCCCATGTGCTCTGCGGCTTCGACGGCATCACGCGCGTGCGCAACCCGCTTGCCGCCAGCGGCGGCGCCGCGCCGCTGGCACTGGCGCGCGCGCGCATGGACGCGCCCCAGGCCTTCCGCCGCCAGGAGCGCGCGGTCACGCCCGAGGACTACGCCACCGTTGCCATGCGCGACCCGCGCGTGCAGCGCGCCGTGGCCACGCGGCGCTGGACGGGCAGCTGGCACACCATGTTCGTCACCGTGGACCGGCGCGGCGGGGAGGGCGTGGACCCAGCCTTCGAGGACAGCATCAACGCCTTCATCGACCGCTTCCGCCTGGCCGGCCACGACGTGGAGATCGACGCACCGGCCTATGTGGCGCTGGACATCGCGCTGCATATCTGCGCCAGGCCGGGCTACTTCGCGGCCGACGTCGAACAGCGGCTGCTGCAGCGGTTCGGCACGGCGCCCGGCGGATTCTTCGACCCCGACCGGTACAGCTTCGGCGAGCCGGTCTACCTGAGCGCCGTGGTCGCCGCCGCCATGGCCGTGCCGGGTGTCGCGTTCGTAAAGCCGCTGCGCTTTCGGCGCCTGGGCCACGCGGACGCGGGCGAGATCGGCGCCGGCCGGATCACCATGGCGCGGCTGGAGATCGCACGGCTCGACAACGACCCGAATGCGCCGCAGAACGGAAAGATCGCGTTCCAGGTGCATGCAATGGGAGGCACGCCATGA
- a CDS encoding GPW/gp25 family protein, which produces MNTYVAFPYHTDGRGRTGEATRTAWLHGLIEQLLFTVPGERVNRPDFGCGLMQLVFAPNSPELAVTVQALVQASLQQWLGHLLRIDAVAASSEDATLTVAVRYTVLETQQAGEASFTRSLSS; this is translated from the coding sequence ATGAATACCTACGTCGCCTTCCCCTACCACACCGATGGGCGCGGCCGCACCGGCGAAGCCACGCGCACTGCCTGGCTGCATGGCCTCATCGAGCAGCTCCTGTTCACCGTGCCCGGCGAGCGCGTGAACCGGCCCGACTTCGGCTGCGGCCTGATGCAGCTCGTGTTCGCGCCCAACAGCCCGGAGCTGGCCGTGACGGTGCAGGCGCTGGTCCAGGCCTCGCTGCAGCAGTGGCTGGGGCATCTGCTGCGCATCGACGCGGTCGCCGCCAGCAGCGAGGACGCCACCCTCACGGTGGCCGTGCGCTACACCGTGCTGGAGACGCAGCAAGCCGGCGAGGCCAGCTTCACCAGGAGCCTCTCGTCATGA
- a CDS encoding phage baseplate assembly protein V: MNDKFYGKYRGMVLNNIDPMQIGRLQVQVPDVTGLVPGTWAMPCVPVAGMQNGMFALPMIGSGVWIEYEQGDPDHPIWVGCFWGSAAEVPALARATPPGVQAFTLQTTLQNGLTISDLPGPTGGIMLKSATGATLVVNDTGIYIQNGKGASLVMTGPTVNINAGALTVV, encoded by the coding sequence ATGAACGACAAGTTCTACGGCAAGTACCGCGGCATGGTGCTCAACAACATCGACCCCATGCAGATCGGCCGGCTGCAGGTGCAGGTGCCCGACGTGACGGGCCTGGTGCCGGGCACCTGGGCCATGCCCTGCGTGCCGGTGGCCGGCATGCAGAACGGCATGTTCGCGCTGCCCATGATCGGCTCGGGCGTGTGGATCGAGTACGAGCAGGGCGACCCCGACCACCCCATCTGGGTCGGGTGCTTCTGGGGCAGCGCGGCCGAAGTGCCGGCCCTGGCGCGCGCCACGCCGCCCGGCGTGCAGGCGTTCACGCTGCAGACCACGCTGCAGAACGGCCTGACCATCAGCGACCTGCCCGGCCCCACGGGCGGCATCATGCTCAAGAGCGCCACCGGCGCCACGCTGGTCGTCAACGACACCGGCATCTACATCCAGAACGGCAAGGGCGCCTCGCTGGTCATGACGGGCCCCACCGTGAACATCAACGCCGGCGCGCTGACGGTGGTCTGA